From Danio rerio strain Tuebingen ecotype United States chromosome 7, GRCz12tu, whole genome shotgun sequence, the proteins below share one genomic window:
- the lgi2a gene encoding leucine-rich repeat LGI family member 2a precursor (The RefSeq protein has 1 substitution compared to this genomic sequence), with protein sequence MRTVVIIWALLLYLAPLGNTAKKAFKCPSSCSCSKESIICVGSSYVPRYIPNDVSSLSIVNGTFSEVKEAMFSHMPSLQLLLLNSNALTTVRDDAFSGLPHLEYLFIENNKIETTSKYSFRGLRDLTHLSLANNNIKALPRELFIDLDSLIELDLRGNVFECDCRAKWLMMWLKSTNATVSDVLCAGPEEMKGKRLNDMASLHNECISTDFIPLHSVPTESLSVDTFSHKNDVYVAIAAPNAESCMVLQWDHIEMNFRTYDNITGQSIVGCKSVIIQNEVFVIVAQLFGGSHIYKFDEDQSKFSKFQDIEVSKISKPNDIEAFQIGNDWFFIIADSSKAGLSTLYKWNDKGFYSYQSLHEWFRDTDAEFVNLDGKAHLILASRSQVPVIYQWSRSTQKFTLQGEIPNMEDVVAVKAFWIKEDLYLAMTRYIGDSKVLHWTAKEFSEVQAIPSRGSMILQPFSFKERYYLALGSDYTFSQIYLWDAEKKVFERFKEVYIQAPRSFTVVSTDRRDFIFASSFKGSTQIFEHIIIDLSL encoded by the exons ATGCGGACTGTCGTGATTATATGGACGCTGCTTTTATATCTGGCTCCTTTGGGCAACACCGCGAAAAAGGCGTTTAAATGCCCGTCCTCGTGCAGCTGCTCGAAGGAGTCTATTATATGCGTCGGATCTTCGTATGTCCCGCGATACATCCCCAATGATGTCAGCTCACT GAGTATCGTCAACGGGACCTTCTCTGAGGTCAAAGAGGCGATGTTTTCACACATGCCCTCCCTACAGTTACT GTTGCTGAACTCAAATGCCCTCACAACAGTAAGGGATGATGCTTTTTCTGGCCTTCCACACCTGGAGTACCT GTTTATAGAAAACAACAAGATTGAGACGACATCAAAATACTCCTTCAGAGGACTTCGGGATTTGACTCACCT GTCGCTGGCGAACAACAACATTAAAGCTTTGCCCAGAGAGTTATTCATCGACCTGGACTCTTTGATAGAGCT AGATCTGAGGGGTAACGTGTTTGAGTGCGACTGCCGGGCAAAGTGGCTGATGATGTGGCTGAAGAGCACGAACGCCACTGTTTCAGACGTCCTCTGCGCCGGTCCTGAGGAGATGAAGGGCAAACGGCTCAATGACATGGCCAGCTTGCATAACGAGTGCATCTCCACAG ATTTCATTCCCCTCCACTCTGTTCCTACGGAGTCCCTGTCTGTGGACACGTTTTCCCACAAGAATGATGTTTACGTAGCCATCGCTGCTCCCAACGCAGAGAGCTGCATGGTGCTCCAATGGGACCACATCGAGATGAACTTCAGGACTTACGACAACATCACAG GTCAGTCCATTGTTGGCTGCAAATCTGTGATCATCCAGAATGAGGTCTTCGTCATCGTCGCCCAACTCTTCGGCGGTTCCCACATCTACAAGTTCGATGAGGACCAAAGCAAGTTCTCAAAGTTTCAAGACATCGAAGTGTCAAAGATATCCAAGCCTAACGACATTGAAGCCTTTCAGATCGGAAATGACTGGTTCTTCATCATCGCCGACAGCTCGAAGGCTGGTTTGTCTACCTTGTATAAATGGAACGACAAGGGTTTTTACTCCTACCAGTCTCTTCATGAGTGGTTTCGAGACACGGATGCAGAATTTGTGAATTTGGATGGAAAAGCGCATCTTATTCTTGCAAGTCGTTCTCAGGTTCCTGTTATCTACCAATGGAGCAGAAGCACGCAGAAGTTCACTTTGCAAGGGGAAATCCCAAATATGGAAGATGTAGTAGCTGTCAAGGCGTTTTGGATCAAGGAGGACCTTTATCTGGCCATGACCCGATACATAGGCGACTCCAAAGTCTTGCATTGGACGGCTAAGGAGTTCTCCGAGGTCCAGGCCATTCCTTCAAGAGGATCCATGATCCTGCAGCCGTTTTCCTTCAAGGAGAGATACTACCTGGCTCTGGGAAGCGACTACACCTTCTCGCAGATCTATCTGTGGGATGCAGAGAAGAAGGTTTTCGAGCGTTTTAAGGAAGTCTACATCCAGGCCCCTCGATCCTTCACTGTGGTCTCCACCGACCGGAGGGACTTCATATTTGCCTCCAGTTTTAAGGGCAGCACACAGATCTTTGAGCATATCATTATTGATTTGAGCCTTTGA